The following are encoded together in the Humulus lupulus chromosome 5, drHumLupu1.1, whole genome shotgun sequence genome:
- the LOC133777450 gene encoding uncharacterized protein LOC133777450 translates to MADFSFLSDTDDSAVEELISQTRDLCVLEQVSAINCSGFVDTLLPSDLESRFNRLKSFPARNSKPNPSSALPHHGGSARYISELTSKTESVNSVPGKVESDEDSTILSPSKQNPQKITPPKSKSPPTYRSSPIEKILGFLTSKESKRGPFSFSSSSSNSSPEKVNFSASKRGLDEKNRLRWRLRSGLFSSPLCSSNSTRKDSPSPPKRAGCLWCSPKKEPRRRSKENWSISSDDWSKNDELLSDLGSFSFKEQRKILKMAMKEQQKISREAQKIVKMARQASARMNVSGIDDELSDN, encoded by the coding sequence ATGGCCGATTTTTCTTTCCTCTCAGATACGGACGATTCTGCGGTGGAAGAACTCATTTCCCAAACCCGAGACCTCTGCGTTCTTGAACAGGTATCCGCCATCAACTGCTCTGGTTTTGTTGATACTCTTCTCCCCAGTGATCTCGAGTCCCGCTTCAACAGACTCAAATCCTTTCCGGCCAGAAATTCCAAGCCCAACCCCTCTTCCGCTCTGCCACATCATGGTGGTTCAGCTCGTTACATATCTGAGCTCACTTCCAAGACCGAGTCGGTTAACTCGGTTCCTGGTAAAGTAGAGTCCGACGAAGATTCTACCATTCTCTCTCCTTCCAAACAAAACCCACAAAAGATAACCCCTCCCAAGTCAAAATCACCACCTACGTATCGCTCATCTCCTATCGAGAAAATTTTGGGTTTTTTAACTTCCAAAGAATCAAAACGTGGGCCATTTTCGTTTTCTTCGAGTTCCTCTAATTCGTCTCCAGAAAAAGTCAATTTTTCGGCTTCTAAACGAGGATTGGATGAGAAGAATCGTCTTCGTTGGAGATTGCGTAGTGGGTTATTTTCGTCTCCGTTGTGCTCCTCAAATTCGACGAGGAAGGATTCTCCGTCTCCGCCGAAGAGAGCAGGTTGCTTATGGTGTTCTCCGAAAAAGGAGCCTCGTAGGAGGAGTAAAGAAAATTGGTCGATAAGCAGTGATGATTGGAGCAAGAACGATGAGCTATTGTCAGATTTGGGCTCTTTCTCGTTTAAAGAGCAACGGAAGATACTAAAAATGGCAATGAAAGAACAACAGAAGATTAGCCGAGAGGCACAGAAAATTGTCAAGATGGCTAGACAAGCATCTGCAAGGATGAACGTTTCTGGCATCGATGATGAGCTAAGTGATAATTAA